In Levilactobacillus brevis, the genomic window TGGCGTGGGGGATGGCGGTGACCATGGGTGTTTACGTTGCCGGCATGCTCGGCTCGGATGGCCATTTGAATCCGGCCGTGACGATTGGTTTCGCCGCATTTGGTTTCTTCCCTTGGGCGCACGTGTTGCCTTACTTAGCCGGACAGTTTTTGGGGGCCTTTGTCGGCGCAGCCATTGCGATTTTCCAATTCTATCCGCATTTTAAAGCGACCCCAGATGAAAGCGCTGGCAATAGCGTGGGTATTTTTGCGACGCGGCCGGCAATTAAGAATCCCTTCTTCAACTTTGTTTCTGAAGTGGTGGCCACGTGGGCCTTTATCTTTATTCTGCTGAATATGGGGGACTTCACGCAAGGGCTGAAGCCATTCATGGTAGGGATTTTGATTATGACAATCGGGATGTGTCTAGGGAGTACGACGGGATTCGCCATCAACCCGGCGCGTGACTGGAGTCCCCGGTTGGCCTACACGATTCTGCCGGTGCCTAACGGTGGTTCCGCCGAATGGAATTACGCTTGGGTCCCGATGTTTGGGCCGTTATTAGGCGGTCTGTTGGCGGCCGGTTTGCAGGCGTGGATTAAGTAAAATGGGTTGAACGCTAATGATTAGTGAAGAGGCAACTACGATATTGAATCGTGGCTGCTTCTTTTTTTATCCAGATTGAAACTTGTGTTACCCAAAGAATAACTAAGCAACATAAGAACTACTTTGATGTAGATTGAGTCCAAGTATCCTAGTTATATCAGGCAATTAAAATGGATGAGTTGCCGAATTCTTAGACTTATCAAACGATACAGTTCACTGTAAATATTGTTACCTGTGTACTAGCTATTTCGTATTATTCAAGTTATAATGGGGGTGTAGAGGGGGCTTCATTTTTGAGCGGGCAACGGTTTAACCCTAAATAAGCATGTGGGACACTTTTCTGAGCAATCATTGAGGAGGATTAACAATGACTAACTCACCAAGCGCCACCCAACGTGGTAAAACCTGGCTCTACGCCGGCGTTATTTCGGCCGGTTTAGGGCTGGGCTTACTGGGCACCCAATCGACCGTGACACACGCGGCCACGACTGATACGCCCAGTGATTTAGCGACAACGGACAGGACAACACAGGAGCAAGAAGTCACGTTAAAACCAGCAACGATGCCGGCTGATGAAGCGGTCACTGAAGCTGTGGTAGACGAGCCGACGATCACAGAGGAGGCTACAGTCGACACCACTGTTGAAGAGCCAGTAACCGATCCTGACGTGAGTGTAGACGATGAAAATGTAAGCGGTGACACAAATGTTGACGTTAACCCGCAGCCGTCTGTGGAGAGCGAGGCGGCGGTCACGTCGACTCCAGACACCAGTGAACCGGCGGAACCGCGCGAACCCGTTAAGACGCAGTCAACGCCGGCGGCCACTGCCGCCAAGGCCGCCACGACCGTAGCCGCCACGCCAAAGGCCACACCACAGGTTAAGGCCGATATCGATCAGTGGATGCCTAACGAAACGCTACAGGACTTGGTATGGCAAACACTGAAGCATGATAACAAGGATCGAATGTGGGCGAGCGCCAAGGACGTGACCCAGGAAGACATGCTATTACTGACGCGGTTAAGCGCGCAGACTTTTCTGGTGTCATTGTATATTGACGGTCAGTCAGAATTTTCACTGGAAGGTCTGCAGTACGCCACGAATCTGGTGGAGCTGGACCTCTACAACAGCTTAAACATTCACAACAACGCGATGCGTGGTGATATCGTGGATATTTCACCTCTCAGCGCGCTGGTAAACTTGGAGTATCTGCAGCTCGGAGGCAGTCGGATTAAGGACATCACACCGATTGCCAACCTGACTAAAATCACGGATTTAAGCATTGGGACGAATTGTATCGCCGATTTTTCGGCGTTGGATTCTCAACAATATACCCAGCGTTTTAACATCGAGGGGCAGGTCTTAGATCAGGAACTGGTCTACGTGAACAAGAAGACCCGGACGTATACCCTGAAGAATCCGATGAAGGCGCCTCAAGGGATGACACTTTCCTTCGGGACCGTGGGGACTGTGATGGGGATTCCTATTTTTCCAATTGGTGTTGCGGATAAGCCGCTGGCCAGAATCTACTATAATGGAGCGGCCAATCAAAAATTGGTCGGCGATCAGATTGTCTATAGTGGGATTGTCGATCAGGTGATGCCAGGGGTAACGACCAGTCCATTCCCGGGTTACGGCGCCTACCCGAGCGACTACAAGTACTACTTGATTTCAACCTACGTTACGGCCAATGGGTCGAAGGTCATCAACATGTTTACGCCGTACGTTTTAGCCGACGAGGCACAACCGGTCACGGTGAACTACGTTGATGATCAAGGAAAAAAACTCAAGGACCCGGTAACCTTGACTGGGATGGTGGGTGAAAATTATGCGGCAGTGGCCGAAACATTCGACGGTTATACGCTGACGAAGACTCCGGACAACGCGAAGGGCCAATTTGGCGAGGAAGCCATTACCGTGACCTTCGTTTATCAAAAGGATGGGGACGTGACGCCACCGGTCGATCCACAGCCGGATACAACGGTGACCATTACCGTACAGTTCTTGACGGCTGATGGGGTGAAGGTCGCGGCCGATCAGATTCTGACGGGGAAACCGGGGCAGAGTTATACCACTTCACCGGCCGATGTTGATGGTAATCGGTATGTGTTGGTGTCGACGCCGGCTAACGCTTCCGGAATGTTTGGCGATAGTGACGACACGGTCACCTACCTCTATGAGGAAGTGGTCGATGATGGCGATGGCGACCAGGTGACGACCGATCCCGACGTGGTTGCGCCGGGGGATGATGACACGACGGGCGGTCAGGTCACGGTGGACAAACCAGATACCACGACGGCTGGCCAGGGTGATCAGATTCTAACGACGGGCGCGTCGGCAACGAAACCCCAGTCGGCACGGCAACCGGTAGCGGCGAAAACCGCTCAAAAGCAGGCGGCCGCAACCCTACCGCAGACGGATGAACGGGCGGTATCTCCAATCTGGGGAGTGGCCCTACTATTGGGACTGGCTGGGTTCTTCGGTTTTAGACGAAAACGGTAATTGACAAATTAAAAACTGAGCGTTAGAGGTTTTCCCCGCCAACACGGCCCAAACGGCTGAGTGGCGGGGATTTTCTTTGCTTTGGCTGAGACCAGTTATTAGGAGACGCATTGGTAACGATAAGTAGACGTATAGGCAAATTTCACGCTGAACATAAATTGTTTTATTTTTTAAGCATTTTTCCTCCGGACCAATTTTTTTCGATATACTCTGGTCATTGATAACGGTAGTCGACTGCGACTAGACCGTTTGGTGTGTCGGGGCCGGTCTGGCCAGTCATGAGAGATTAGGGGAGTGCAACGATGAATAAATCGATGGAAAATAAGACGCATTATAAAATGTATAAAAGTGGTAAAAGCTGGGTTATTGCCGGGGTTGTTAGCGGCTGCTTAGCGCTGACGTTTGGCGGTGGGGTTACCGCGCAGGCCAGTGATCAAGGGGAGGTCGCGACCAGTGAGACGGCGACCACCACGCCAGCGACCGATTCGACGGTAACACTGACGACACCAGCCACGACCGATGAAGCGGCGACGAGTATGGCACCAGCGGAGACACCAGTGAGTGCTGGGCCGACAGAAACGATAGCGGCTGATGAAAGTGCAGCGGCCGTGACGGAAACACCAGCATCCGTTGATACGTCGGCGACCGCTGACGACGCCACCGTCGTGCCCACTGACGATGTGACGACGCCAGCAGCACCGGTCGTTCCGGAAGCGCCAGTGGTGACGACGCCGGTCGCCGATCAAACAGCTGATACCACCGGGGCGACCAGTCCAGCTGGGGAACAGCCAGTCGGGGAAGCTGAAGCACCAGTGACGGACGCAACCGATACGGCGACCACGAAGCCGGCATTTGACGAGACTGAAGTGGTGACGGAAACCCCAGATACACCAGTGGTTCCAGAAACACCAGCCGTGACGACGCCAGCAGCACCGATAGTCTCGGAAACGGCAACAACCCCAGAGACGCCAGAAGTTTCGGCAACACCAGAAGCCCCGACGACTTCGGCGACTACGGTTGCCACAACACGGCCGGTTGATGACCAAGTCATTCCCGTGCAATCCGACGTGACGCATGCGCTGGGGGCTAGTCATACGGAAGTGGCCGTGCCAGCTGTTCAGGCTGAAATGACGAAGCCAGCAACAATGAAGGTGACGCACGCCCCTACGGCAAGCACGATTGACGACTGGATGCCGAACAAGCGCCTACAACAAGCCGTTTTACTTCACTTACAACGCCTCACCGGGGTCGATAAGAAGTGGAATAGCGTGGCTGACATTACCCAAGAGGACCTCCAACTGCTCAAAAAGCTGATGGTACTGGGCAATGATGGCTTCGATACCTATATCGATGGGCACACGGCCTTCTCATTGGAGGGCCTCCAGTACGCGACGAATCTGGAAACAATTATGATGGAAGCCTCGCTGAACCATAAGCCGGGCGCATTTTATGGAGATATTGTGGATGTATCGCCGTTGGCTAACCTCCAACATTTGACGACGGTCCACCTCCAACACAACCGGATTGAAGACGTGACGCCACTGGCTAACTTGCAAAATGTTACCACCATGGCGCTGGCGTACAACCACATCCGTGATTTCTCACCACTGAAGGGTAAGCCCTATAAAGACTTTACGTATACGGGCCAATTTATCATGCTGGATCCCCTGATGGTCAACGATGATGACCGGAAAGGCCACTTGCAAATCCAATGCGTGACGATCACGGGAGAAGTGGTGACGTTAACGACGGGGATGGCGATCGCTGAGCCGATGTTCTATACCACTGAAGCGGGGCATACGTACCATATTTACTATACGGGCGGGAACCCGAAGCCGGATGGTCAAGGTGGGGTTTACTTTACCAACATTCAAGACCAGAAGCCGGGGGCAACGAGTTTCCCAGGTGCACCGAACGTGGATGTTTTACAGGATTACTACTACCTGACCGGGTCGTATAAGCCGAGTGCCGGCGTGGTGGACTTCGCCGTGGTTCAGCCTTACGTGATCTCTCACGCGGCGAACAGCGTGACGGTCCATTACAATGATCTGGATGGTAATGCGATTGCGGATGATGTGGTCCTAGCGCCGGGCATGGTCGGTGAACACTACACGACGACGGCGCCTGAGATTCCGGGCTACACGTTGATGGTGACACCAGAAAATGCCAACGGAACGTACGGTGATGCGGCCATTGACGTGACTTACGTTTACACCCAGTCAGAATCCGACAGTGGTGACAGCGATGGGAACGGGGAAAATCCAGATGGTGGTGGCAACACGGAAAATCCTGGCGGCGGTCACCCAGGTGAGACCCCAGATGGTGGCGGCAACACGGAAAATCCTGGCGGCGGTCACCCAGGTGAAAATCCAGATGGCGGCGGCAATACGGAAAATCCTGGCGGCGGTCACCCAGGTGAGACCCCAGATGGTGGCGGCAACACGGAAAATCCTGACGATGGTCATCCGGGTGAAACGCCAGGTGGTAGTGGAGAACAGCCAGGAACCGGTAACCCAGATGGCAACGGCTCTGAAGGTGACGGCGCTAATCCAGGAACGCCGGGAGGTAACCAGCCTGGCACGCAACCGGGTACGAGCCAACCGGAAGCTCCGGTGGAAGATGATGAATCGACCGAAACGGGGACTGAAGGCGATACGGCTGCGTCTGAAACTGGTACGACAGGTTCAGGTAGTACGGGTGCGGCAACGACAACGACTCAGGCAACTGGTGGACATCCCGTTCAGTTGACGATGAACCACGAGGCGGCAACGGCTGCTTCCGAGTCAACAGATGGTGATCAACCAGTCAAGGTCTTGGCCAGTGGTCTGGCACCGGCTGCATTACCGCAAACCGACGAACAGATGACCTCACCGGCATTAGGCTTGGCACTGTTAGCTGGATTATTCGGACTCTTTGGCTTTAAGTTGAAACGTAAACGGTAATTGATACTTTGAAATCGCCTCTCCGGGAAACTGGAGGGGCGATTTTTGTTTAGAAATCAGACAGCTAATAAAAATAATAAGATATAGAATTGAGCAAAATCAGATTTTAAACAATTAATATCGCTTTTTGACTTTTCGCCTAATCAGTAAAGTCTTTTGCTTATACTGAATTTAGGTGGTTAACCACCTTGGATCATTTCCGAAAACAACGATAACTTGGGGAGTTTGGATATGTCAAAGAAAATGAGACACCATGTTCAGTATAAGAATGGTAAGAAATGGGTAATTGCC contains:
- a CDS encoding aquaporin family protein yields the protein MNGFIGEFFGTLILILLGTGTGAGINLKKTYATGSNWTFVSVAWGMAVTMGVYVAGMLGSDGHLNPAVTIGFAAFGFFPWAHVLPYLAGQFLGAFVGAAIAIFQFYPHFKATPDESAGNSVGIFATRPAIKNPFFNFVSEVVATWAFIFILLNMGDFTQGLKPFMVGILIMTIGMCLGSTTGFAINPARDWSPRLAYTILPVPNGGSAEWNYAWVPMFGPLLGGLLAAGLQAWIK
- a CDS encoding MucBP domain-containing protein, whose translation is MTNSPSATQRGKTWLYAGVISAGLGLGLLGTQSTVTHAATTDTPSDLATTDRTTQEQEVTLKPATMPADEAVTEAVVDEPTITEEATVDTTVEEPVTDPDVSVDDENVSGDTNVDVNPQPSVESEAAVTSTPDTSEPAEPREPVKTQSTPAATAAKAATTVAATPKATPQVKADIDQWMPNETLQDLVWQTLKHDNKDRMWASAKDVTQEDMLLLTRLSAQTFLVSLYIDGQSEFSLEGLQYATNLVELDLYNSLNIHNNAMRGDIVDISPLSALVNLEYLQLGGSRIKDITPIANLTKITDLSIGTNCIADFSALDSQQYTQRFNIEGQVLDQELVYVNKKTRTYTLKNPMKAPQGMTLSFGTVGTVMGIPIFPIGVADKPLARIYYNGAANQKLVGDQIVYSGIVDQVMPGVTTSPFPGYGAYPSDYKYYLISTYVTANGSKVINMFTPYVLADEAQPVTVNYVDDQGKKLKDPVTLTGMVGENYAAVAETFDGYTLTKTPDNAKGQFGEEAITVTFVYQKDGDVTPPVDPQPDTTVTITVQFLTADGVKVAADQILTGKPGQSYTTSPADVDGNRYVLVSTPANASGMFGDSDDTVTYLYEEVVDDGDGDQVTTDPDVVAPGDDDTTGGQVTVDKPDTTTAGQGDQILTTGASATKPQSARQPVAAKTAQKQAAATLPQTDERAVSPIWGVALLLGLAGFFGFRRKR
- a CDS encoding MucBP domain-containing protein; this encodes MNKSMENKTHYKMYKSGKSWVIAGVVSGCLALTFGGGVTAQASDQGEVATSETATTTPATDSTVTLTTPATTDEAATSMAPAETPVSAGPTETIAADESAAAVTETPASVDTSATADDATVVPTDDVTTPAAPVVPEAPVVTTPVADQTADTTGATSPAGEQPVGEAEAPVTDATDTATTKPAFDETEVVTETPDTPVVPETPAVTTPAAPIVSETATTPETPEVSATPEAPTTSATTVATTRPVDDQVIPVQSDVTHALGASHTEVAVPAVQAEMTKPATMKVTHAPTASTIDDWMPNKRLQQAVLLHLQRLTGVDKKWNSVADITQEDLQLLKKLMVLGNDGFDTYIDGHTAFSLEGLQYATNLETIMMEASLNHKPGAFYGDIVDVSPLANLQHLTTVHLQHNRIEDVTPLANLQNVTTMALAYNHIRDFSPLKGKPYKDFTYTGQFIMLDPLMVNDDDRKGHLQIQCVTITGEVVTLTTGMAIAEPMFYTTEAGHTYHIYYTGGNPKPDGQGGVYFTNIQDQKPGATSFPGAPNVDVLQDYYYLTGSYKPSAGVVDFAVVQPYVISHAANSVTVHYNDLDGNAIADDVVLAPGMVGEHYTTTAPEIPGYTLMVTPENANGTYGDAAIDVTYVYTQSESDSGDSDGNGENPDGGGNTENPGGGHPGETPDGGGNTENPGGGHPGENPDGGGNTENPGGGHPGETPDGGGNTENPDDGHPGETPGGSGEQPGTGNPDGNGSEGDGANPGTPGGNQPGTQPGTSQPEAPVEDDESTETGTEGDTAASETGTTGSGSTGAATTTTQATGGHPVQLTMNHEAATAASESTDGDQPVKVLASGLAPAALPQTDEQMTSPALGLALLAGLFGLFGFKLKRKR